One Paenibacillus crassostreae DNA segment encodes these proteins:
- a CDS encoding YdeI/OmpD-associated family protein → MTKSIVDKLNLQKYERVAVLNKPEGTDYLAELSGYDTTLKDGAYDLIFAFVLDMASMKKLVDQVIEHQYLNKQGYLFLAYPKKGNKVYPTFIHRDDLLSGIGSDDSGYIGISDIKFARMVGMDDVFTVVGLKEDAKGKNKTSSKSSQCVDDYISFMPNVEQDLEDTPELLSFYRSLTPGYRKDWARYVYSAKQEGTREKRREEMKMILQAGYKSRDLYLK, encoded by the coding sequence ATGACTAAATCAATAGTAGACAAGCTGAATTTGCAAAAGTATGAACGGGTCGCCGTATTGAATAAACCTGAAGGAACGGACTATCTTGCGGAGTTGTCAGGTTATGATACTACACTCAAAGATGGTGCTTATGATCTCATATTTGCTTTTGTGTTAGATATGGCAAGTATGAAAAAACTGGTTGATCAGGTGATTGAACATCAGTATCTTAACAAACAGGGTTATCTCTTCCTGGCGTATCCCAAGAAGGGAAATAAAGTATACCCTACATTTATTCATCGAGATGACTTGTTATCGGGAATTGGTAGTGATGATAGTGGATATATCGGGATAAGCGATATCAAATTTGCACGCATGGTAGGAATGGATGACGTCTTTACTGTTGTTGGCCTTAAAGAGGATGCGAAGGGTAAAAATAAGACATCTTCGAAATCTAGTCAATGTGTAGATGATTATATTTCCTTCATGCCTAATGTGGAACAAGATTTAGAAGATACGCCAGAGTTACTTAGCTTTTACCGTTCGCTTACTCCAGGGTACCGCAAGGATTGGGCGCGGTATGTCTATAGTGCCAAACAAGAGGGGACCAGAGAAAAGCGACGAGAGGAAATGAAAATGATTCTTCAGGCAGGTTATAAGAGTCGTGACTTATATCTTAAATAA